The following are from one region of the Halarcobacter sp. genome:
- a CDS encoding DUF4912 domain-containing protein, with product MKTDSESLIKESLKNENDFSSASHVVDNFASEAKPAQEEFEIPSRYNKDTLRIILVNTEKYFVYWEVSDKTLDNEKINLDNEKLYFKIDDINGNELYSFDSSFALGDYYINSKFGDMDILVRVGVMENGSFKELFSSNVIHTFSSKINFPSQEEYEALLSKGYSWSEIIRTTVEHFDSVGSSSKYVEELERLKTFIEENEKEKVSSSTNLKGNING from the coding sequence ATGAAAACAGATTCGGAAAGTTTGATAAAAGAGAGTTTGAAAAATGAAAATGATTTTTCTAGTGCTTCCCATGTAGTTGATAATTTTGCATCAGAAGCAAAACCTGCTCAAGAAGAGTTTGAAATACCAAGTAGATATAATAAAGATACTTTACGAATTATATTGGTTAATACTGAAAAATATTTTGTGTACTGGGAAGTTAGTGATAAAACACTAGATAATGAAAAAATTAATTTAGATAATGAAAAGTTATATTTTAAAATAGATGATATTAATGGAAATGAATTATATAGTTTTGATTCTTCATTTGCTTTAGGGGATTATTATATAAATTCAAAATTTGGAGATATGGATATTTTAGTTAGAGTTGGTGTTATGGAAAATGGTAGTTTCAAAGAACTATTTAGCTCAAATGTAATTCATACATTTTCATCAAAAATCAATTTCCCTAGTCAAGAAGAATATGAAGCTTTATTAAGCAAAGGGTACAGTTGGAGTGAGATTATTAGAACAACAGTTGAGCACTTTGATTCAGTAGGTTCTTCATCAAAATATGTGGAAGAATTGGAAAGACTAAAAACATTTATTGAAGAGAATGAGAAAGAAAAAGTAAGCTCTTCTACAAATTTAAAAGGAAATATAAATGGTTAA
- the galT gene encoding galactose-1-phosphate uridylyltransferase translates to MSEFRYCKLTKEWTLFAPERLKRPKGLNNKKEVYLGEIMHEKCPFDLGKEEFTPHEITRISQDGKWKCRVVPNLYNVLSIEAPLQSTRDSFFEKASGFGAHEVVIETPNHDKQIWDYDYNDLINYFLILQERVVNLKKDDRLAYLSVFKNQGEEAGASMSHSHSQIIGLPFLPKKIKENFEYQKEYFKAHNRALFDDILYEELAYGKNIIAQNSEFVLYCPYASSFAFEVKIVSKKRLSSLSEFTKSDLSALCDITKEYFSKFYAALGDVAFNMIINNAPYKDYNEETKNYFRFNIEIKPRIYKEAGFEQNTDIKINVVLPETATKIYKESR, encoded by the coding sequence GTGTCAGAATTTAGATATTGTAAATTAACAAAAGAGTGGACACTTTTTGCTCCTGAACGTCTTAAAAGACCAAAAGGTTTAAACAATAAAAAAGAGGTTTATCTTGGTGAAATTATGCATGAGAAATGCCCTTTTGATTTAGGAAAAGAGGAGTTCACTCCCCATGAAATAACTAGAATTTCACAAGATGGAAAATGGAAATGTAGAGTTGTTCCAAACCTTTATAATGTTTTATCTATAGAAGCGCCTCTTCAATCTACAAGAGATAGTTTTTTTGAAAAAGCAAGTGGTTTTGGAGCCCATGAAGTTGTTATTGAAACTCCAAATCACGATAAACAAATTTGGGATTATGATTATAATGATTTGATAAACTATTTTTTAATACTTCAAGAAAGGGTAGTTAACCTAAAAAAAGATGATAGATTAGCCTACCTTTCTGTATTTAAAAATCAAGGGGAGGAAGCAGGAGCTTCAATGTCCCATTCCCATTCTCAAATTATAGGATTACCTTTTTTACCTAAAAAAATAAAAGAGAATTTTGAGTATCAAAAAGAGTATTTCAAGGCTCATAATAGAGCACTGTTTGATGATATATTATATGAAGAATTGGCCTATGGAAAAAACATAATTGCTCAAAATAGTGAATTTGTATTGTATTGTCCTTATGCTTCCTCTTTTGCCTTTGAAGTAAAAATTGTTTCAAAAAAGAGATTATCATCTTTAAGTGAATTTACAAAAAGTGATTTAAGTGCATTATGTGATATTACTAAAGAGTATTTTTCAAAATTTTATGCTGCTTTAGGTGATGTTGCTTTTAACATGATTATTAACAATGCGCCATATAAAGATTATAATGAAGAAACAAAAAACTATTTTAGGTTTAATATTGAAATAAAACCAAGAATATATAAAGAAGCTGGATTTGAACAAAATACAGATATAAAGATTAACGTAGTTTTACCAGAAACAGCAACAAAAATATACAAGGAGAGTAGATGA
- the glgP gene encoding alpha-glucan family phosphorylase, with translation MSYLHKYEIDKKYSTSVAYFSMEFAIHQALKIYSGGLGFLAGSHMRSAYDLKQNLIGIGMLWSYGYYDQGRDEDRYLKTEFRRKRYYYLEDLNVTVTVDINGKPVYVKAYLVPSELFNSAPLILLSTDIPENDYLSRTITHKLYDSNTETRIAQEIILGIGGTKVLEELKYNPDIYHMNEGHSLPMAFELYKKHKNIEELKNKVVFTTHTPEAAGNEEHDINLLNKMGFFSENSLDEVREITGITGDKFSLTVGALKMSKIANGVSKIHGEVANEMWNFVEGRCEIISITNAQNRKYWTDKGLLKALDEHEDFELEARKKHLKRLLFDEVANQTGKMFDPDVLTIVWARRFAEYKRPGLLKYDLQRFENMINNQKYPIQIIWAGKPYPFDAQAINIFNELNHIARSYKNIAVLIGYELDLSMKLKKGCDIWLNTPRVTREASGTSGMSAAMNGAINLSIADGWHPEFCKEGVNSFTIPTEGRGLAIEEQDRLDNKNLMDVLENKIIPLYYDDKKEWLNVKKSSISDVIPAFDSGRMVHEYYTLMYNK, from the coding sequence ATGAGTTATTTACATAAATATGAGATTGATAAAAAATATTCTACAAGTGTTGCTTATTTTTCTATGGAATTTGCAATCCATCAGGCTTTAAAGATCTATTCAGGTGGTTTAGGTTTTCTTGCTGGTTCACATATGAGAAGTGCTTATGATTTAAAACAAAATCTTATTGGAATAGGTATGTTATGGAGTTATGGATATTATGACCAAGGAAGAGATGAAGATAGATATTTAAAAACTGAATTTAGAAGAAAAAGATATTATTATTTAGAAGATTTAAATGTAACTGTTACTGTGGATATAAATGGAAAGCCTGTGTATGTTAAAGCATATTTAGTTCCAAGTGAATTATTTAATAGTGCTCCATTAATCCTTTTATCTACAGATATTCCTGAAAATGATTATTTATCAAGAACTATTACTCATAAATTGTATGATTCAAATACAGAAACAAGAATAGCTCAAGAGATAATATTAGGTATTGGTGGAACAAAGGTATTAGAAGAACTAAAATACAATCCTGATATTTATCATATGAATGAGGGACACTCTTTACCTATGGCTTTTGAATTATATAAAAAGCATAAAAATATTGAAGAACTTAAAAACAAAGTAGTTTTTACAACCCATACCCCAGAAGCAGCAGGTAATGAGGAACATGATATAAATCTTTTAAATAAAATGGGATTTTTTAGTGAAAATAGTTTAGATGAAGTTAGAGAAATCACTGGAATCACAGGGGATAAATTCTCTTTAACAGTAGGGGCATTAAAAATGTCAAAAATTGCAAATGGAGTATCAAAAATCCATGGTGAAGTTGCAAATGAGATGTGGAATTTTGTAGAAGGAAGATGTGAAATTATCTCTATTACAAACGCACAAAATAGAAAATATTGGACAGATAAAGGTTTATTAAAAGCTTTAGATGAACATGAAGATTTTGAACTTGAAGCTAGAAAAAAACACTTAAAAAGATTGCTTTTTGATGAGGTGGCAAATCAAACAGGAAAAATGTTTGACCCAGATGTATTAACAATTGTTTGGGCGAGAAGATTTGCTGAATATAAAAGACCAGGTTTATTAAAGTATGATTTACAGCGATTTGAAAATATGATAAATAATCAAAAATATCCTATTCAAATTATATGGGCAGGTAAACCTTATCCTTTTGATGCACAAGCAATAAATATTTTTAATGAGTTAAACCATATAGCTAGGTCATATAAAAATATTGCAGTATTAATTGGATATGAACTAGACCTTTCTATGAAATTAAAAAAAGGGTGTGATATTTGGCTTAATACTCCAAGAGTTACTAGAGAAGCTAGTGGTACAAGTGGTATGAGTGCTGCTATGAATGGTGCAATAAATCTATCTATTGCAGATGGTTGGCATCCAGAATTTTGTAAAGAGGGAGTAAACTCTTTTACGATTCCAACAGAAGGAAGAGGATTAGCTATTGAAGAGCAAGATAGATTAGATAATAAAAACTTGATGGATGTTTTAGAAAACAAAATCATTCCATTATATTATGATGATAAAAAAGAGTGGTTGAATGTAAAGAAAAGCTCAATTTCAGATGTTATTCCAGCATTTGATTCGGGTAGAATGGTACATGAATACTACACATTAATGTACAATAAATAG
- a CDS encoding glycoside hydrolase family 57 protein, which produces MNKKIYLSFLWHMHQPYYKDDYTKSTLMPWVFLHATKDYYDIPWYMEKFPKIKATFNLVPSLLAQMEEYIKGAANDKFIEFLKKEPAFLSNEEKLFLEEYLFLPNEHHMIRPFPKYHELLIKFKANNNSLSNFSNEEIIELEVLFLLSWCGNFLRENNSLVKELIRQQRYYSQNQKIDLVNTMFSFLEEVVPYYKKLKDKGQISISTTPFYHPILPLLIDRKSAVEARNDVVLPATKSADYKEFASKQVSSAIEYYEKQFDAKPNGFWPSEGSVSEETISLLAKNGVKWACSDEEILFKSLQKSNKEVVYNSYFLETQNGKVNLFFRDKYLSDLIGFEYSKKNAKDAANDFVSHLKNIYLNAEKSIVVPVILDGENAWEFYPNNAQDFFENLYELLSNQDWCESTLFDEIEQIEEIEKIPLYRLASGSWINGNFDIWIGNSQKNKAWELLDTTKYDYDRKKELLDDDTIKQIDKEFLIALGSDWFWWYGDDHYTELNHQFDDQFRAHLKNIYRLMDEEIPSEIHVPIVKKDKGKLINIKPTDFIYPTVDGNMSNFFEWLNSGRFDIKKEFSTMDSSALLAEYLYYGIDKKPNLFLYLKGEKFQYKSNLELRLTLNDMIFTFDIKKGKESIEQNGLYFDIAFDKGIELKLYDYTHKKIDLMFEIFEDEKKIQRYPLYDEVILDFENLFLKNWYI; this is translated from the coding sequence GTGAATAAAAAAATATATTTGTCATTTCTATGGCACATGCACCAACCATACTATAAAGATGATTATACAAAATCAACTTTAATGCCTTGGGTCTTTTTACACGCAACAAAAGACTATTATGATATACCATGGTATATGGAAAAGTTTCCAAAAATCAAGGCAACTTTTAATTTAGTACCTTCTTTGTTAGCTCAAATGGAAGAGTATATAAAAGGTGCTGCCAATGATAAGTTTATTGAATTTTTAAAAAAAGAACCCGCTTTTTTAAGTAATGAAGAAAAACTATTTTTAGAAGAGTATCTTTTTTTACCAAATGAACATCATATGATAAGACCTTTTCCTAAATACCATGAATTACTAATTAAATTTAAAGCAAATAATAATTCTTTGTCAAATTTTAGTAATGAAGAGATTATAGAGTTAGAAGTTTTATTTTTATTAAGTTGGTGTGGAAATTTTTTAAGAGAAAATAATAGTTTGGTAAAAGAGTTAATTAGACAACAAAGATATTATTCTCAAAATCAAAAAATAGATTTAGTTAATACTATGTTTTCTTTTTTAGAAGAGGTTGTTCCTTATTATAAAAAGTTAAAGGATAAAGGACAAATCTCAATATCAACAACCCCTTTTTATCATCCAATATTACCACTTTTAATAGATAGAAAAAGTGCAGTTGAGGCAAGAAATGATGTGGTTTTACCAGCAACAAAAAGTGCAGATTATAAAGAGTTTGCTTCAAAGCAGGTAAGTAGTGCAATTGAATATTATGAAAAACAATTTGATGCTAAACCAAACGGATTTTGGCCTAGTGAAGGAAGTGTAAGTGAAGAAACAATCTCTTTACTTGCTAAAAATGGAGTAAAATGGGCTTGCTCTGATGAAGAGATTCTTTTCAAATCTTTACAAAAATCAAATAAAGAAGTGGTATACAATTCTTACTTTTTAGAAACACAAAATGGAAAAGTGAATCTATTTTTTAGAGATAAATATTTAAGTGATCTAATAGGATTTGAGTATAGTAAAAAAAATGCAAAAGATGCGGCAAATGATTTTGTTTCTCATCTAAAAAATATCTATTTAAATGCAGAAAAATCAATAGTTGTTCCTGTAATCTTAGATGGTGAAAATGCTTGGGAATTTTATCCTAATAATGCACAAGATTTTTTTGAAAATCTTTATGAACTTTTATCAAATCAAGATTGGTGTGAGTCAACACTTTTTGATGAAATAGAACAGATAGAAGAGATAGAAAAAATTCCATTATATAGATTAGCCAGTGGAAGTTGGATAAATGGTAATTTTGATATTTGGATAGGTAACTCACAAAAAAACAAAGCTTGGGAACTACTTGATACTACTAAATATGATTATGATAGAAAAAAAGAACTTTTAGATGATGATACTATCAAACAAATTGACAAAGAGTTTTTAATTGCCCTTGGAAGTGATTGGTTTTGGTGGTATGGAGATGACCATTATACAGAATTAAATCATCAATTTGATGATCAGTTTAGAGCACATCTTAAAAATATTTATAGATTAATGGATGAAGAGATACCTTCAGAAATCCATGTTCCTATAGTAAAAAAAGATAAAGGTAAATTGATAAATATTAAGCCAACAGATTTTATTTATCCTACTGTTGATGGAAATATGAGTAACTTTTTTGAGTGGCTAAATAGTGGTAGATTTGATATTAAAAAAGAGTTTAGTACTATGGATTCTTCAGCTTTATTAGCTGAATATCTTTATTATGGAATAGATAAAAAACCGAATCTATTTTTATATTTAAAAGGTGAAAAATTTCAATATAAATCAAACTTAGAGTTAAGATTAACTCTAAACGATATGATATTTACTTTTGATATAAAAAAAGGTAAAGAGAGTATTGAGCAAAATGGATTATATTTTGATATAGCTTTTGATAAAGGAATAGAATTAAAACTTTATGATTATACACATAAAAAAATTGATCTTATGTTTGAGATTTTCGAAGATGAAAAGAAAATTCAAAGATACCCTTTATATGATGAAGTTATTTTGGATTTTGAAAATTTATTTTTAAAAAATTGGTATATTTAA
- a CDS encoding glycogen/starch synthase → MNILFAASEIFPYAKTGGLADVAFALPETLRKQGEKVYTIMPLYNQVNRDKFDIVYNGLTFDYWLYGVRHQFDVFENKNNPEELFIYNPILCDRWGLYHDDFGDFGDNALRFGLFSYGVLEVMIRMKLKIDVVHVNDWQTALIPLLMKTRYNLKQKTVLTIHNMAYQGIFPKKVMDELEIDWNSCFKFDGLEYFDNVNFLKAGIFFSDNVTTVSQTYAQEIQTPAFGETLDDTLRVNSYKLKGIVNGISVEVFNPMKDEYIDKNFSIKTYEGKSINKTSLCKELGFKEEQRPLFIFIGRFTSQKGVDLILEAINLFKSYEANFVILGSGEDIYNHMFGNLVGVYENIHVKIGYDEAFSRKLYASADFLLMPSLFEPCGLNQMIAMQYGVLPIVSKTGGLKDTVLDFTDIKNIEDSKLGLGITFDEYNLFWFNHALAKAFSLFGNKTKFEKISKHNMSIDNSWIHSASEYLNLYKS, encoded by the coding sequence ATGAATATTCTGTTTGCCGCAAGTGAAATATTTCCTTATGCAAAGACAGGAGGATTGGCTGATGTAGCTTTTGCTCTTCCTGAAACATTAAGAAAACAAGGTGAAAAAGTTTATACAATTATGCCTTTATACAATCAAGTTAATAGAGATAAATTTGATATAGTTTATAATGGTTTGACTTTTGATTACTGGCTTTATGGTGTTAGACACCAATTTGATGTATTTGAAAATAAAAATAATCCAGAGGAACTTTTTATTTATAATCCTATTTTATGTGATAGATGGGGATTATACCATGATGATTTTGGAGACTTTGGAGACAATGCTTTAAGATTTGGACTTTTCTCTTATGGTGTTTTAGAAGTTATGATTCGAATGAAATTAAAAATTGATGTGGTCCATGTAAATGATTGGCAAACAGCATTAATCCCTTTACTTATGAAAACAAGATATAACTTAAAACAAAAAACAGTATTAACTATTCATAATATGGCTTATCAAGGAATCTTTCCTAAAAAAGTAATGGATGAATTAGAGATAGACTGGAATAGTTGCTTTAAGTTTGATGGCTTAGAATACTTTGATAATGTAAACTTTTTAAAAGCAGGAATCTTTTTTAGTGATAATGTTACAACTGTTAGCCAAACCTATGCCCAAGAGATACAAACACCAGCATTTGGTGAGACTTTAGATGATACATTAAGAGTAAACAGTTATAAATTAAAAGGTATAGTAAATGGTATAAGTGTGGAAGTTTTTAATCCTATGAAAGATGAATATATAGATAAAAACTTTTCAATTAAAACTTATGAAGGAAAATCTATAAACAAAACAAGTTTATGTAAAGAGTTAGGCTTTAAAGAAGAGCAAAGGCCACTTTTTATTTTTATAGGAAGATTCACTTCTCAAAAAGGTGTTGATTTAATACTTGAAGCTATAAATCTATTTAAAAGCTATGAAGCGAATTTTGTTATATTAGGTAGTGGTGAAGATATATATAACCATATGTTTGGCAACTTGGTTGGTGTATATGAAAATATACATGTAAAAATAGGTTATGATGAAGCTTTTAGTAGAAAACTTTATGCTAGTGCAGACTTTTTATTAATGCCTTCATTGTTTGAACCTTGTGGTTTAAATCAAATGATTGCAATGCAATATGGTGTTCTTCCTATTGTTTCTAAAACAGGTGGATTAAAAGATACAGTTTTAGATTTTACAGATATAAAAAATATCGAAGATTCAAAGTTAGGATTGGGAATTACATTTGATGAATATAATCTATTTTGGTTTAATCATGCACTTGCAAAAGCCTTTTCTTTATTTGGAAACAAAACAAAATTTGAAAAAATCTCTAAGCATAATATGAGTATTGATAACTCATGGATTCATTCTGCTTCTGAGTATTTAAATCTATATAAATCATAA
- the pgm gene encoding phosphoglucomutase (alpha-D-glucose-1,6-bisphosphate-dependent) — MGLNELAGKKAPKEILENIPKLISDYYVKVPDVENPAHMVSFGTSGHRGCASKNSFNEEHILAMAQAVAEYHLEKKHSQLFLGMDTHALSIPAHRTTLEVLAANGIKTYYAKDFGYTPTPVISHAILTHQNSDGIVITPSHNPPSDGGFKYNFSDGGPADESITKVIEQRANEILKNDLEDIRVMDLEEALETGFLVEYDYITPYVDDLKNVIDMDAIKVANLKIGADAMGGSGMAFYKAIKEKYDLNMEIFNDTPDFTFSFMHCDKDGKIRMDCSSAYAMAGLIDLKDKFDIAFGNDTDFDRHGIVTKSKGLLNPNHYLSVVIDYLSRNRDFDDLGVGKTLVSSSMIDRVVKDNGKKVFETPVGFKWFVKPFIKKEIFFGGEESAGASFLRKNGEVWSTDKDGIILNLLAAEILAKTKKDPGEYYDSLIEKFGEPVYGRLDAPANVEQKKALKNLKPEDIKQESLAGEKIENILTKADNGAAIGGLKVVTQNGWFAIRPSGTEDIYKIYAESFKGNEHLKQIQEEAQEIANSIFSNL; from the coding sequence ATGGGATTAAATGAACTTGCAGGAAAGAAAGCACCAAAAGAGATTTTAGAAAACATACCAAAATTAATAAGTGATTATTATGTAAAAGTACCAGATGTAGAAAATCCAGCTCATATGGTTAGTTTTGGAACTTCTGGACATAGAGGTTGTGCTTCAAAAAATAGTTTTAATGAAGAGCATATTTTAGCTATGGCTCAAGCTGTTGCAGAATATCATTTAGAAAAAAAGCATAGCCAACTTTTTTTAGGTATGGATACCCATGCCTTATCTATTCCAGCACATAGAACTACCCTTGAAGTTTTAGCTGCAAATGGTATAAAAACATATTATGCAAAAGATTTTGGATACACACCAACTCCTGTAATCTCTCACGCAATTTTAACCCATCAAAATAGTGACGGGATAGTAATAACTCCTTCACATAATCCTCCTAGTGATGGGGGATTTAAATATAATTTTAGTGATGGTGGTCCAGCTGATGAATCTATTACAAAGGTTATTGAACAAAGAGCAAATGAGATTTTAAAAAATGATTTAGAAGATATTCGAGTAATGGATTTGGAAGAAGCTTTGGAAACAGGTTTTTTAGTTGAATATGATTATATAACTCCTTATGTGGATGATTTAAAAAATGTAATTGATATGGATGCCATAAAAGTTGCAAACCTAAAAATTGGTGCAGATGCTATGGGTGGTTCAGGGATGGCTTTTTATAAAGCAATAAAAGAAAAATATGATTTAAATATGGAAATTTTTAATGATACTCCTGATTTCACATTTTCATTTATGCATTGCGATAAAGATGGAAAGATAAGAATGGATTGTTCTTCAGCTTATGCAATGGCTGGACTTATAGATTTAAAGGATAAGTTTGATATTGCATTTGGAAATGATACAGACTTTGATAGACATGGGATTGTAACAAAAAGCAAAGGTCTTTTAAATCCAAATCATTATCTGTCTGTAGTGATTGATTATTTATCAAGAAATAGAGATTTTGATGATTTAGGAGTAGGAAAAACTTTAGTTAGTAGTTCTATGATTGATAGGGTTGTAAAAGATAATGGTAAAAAAGTATTTGAAACACCTGTTGGGTTTAAATGGTTTGTTAAACCTTTTATAAAAAAAGAGATATTTTTTGGTGGAGAAGAGAGCGCAGGGGCGTCTTTCTTGAGAAAAAATGGTGAAGTTTGGAGCACAGATAAAGATGGAATTATTTTAAATCTTTTAGCTGCAGAAATCTTAGCTAAAACTAAAAAAGACCCAGGTGAATATTATGATTCATTAATAGAAAAATTTGGTGAACCAGTTTATGGACGACTTGATGCTCCTGCAAATGTTGAGCAAAAGAAGGCTTTGAAAAATTTAAAACCTGAAGATATTAAACAAGAAAGTTTAGCAGGTGAAAAAATAGAAAATATATTAACAAAAGCAGACAATGGTGCTGCAATTGGTGGCCTTAAAGTTGTAACGCAAAATGGTTGGTTTGCAATAAGACCTTCAGGTACTGAAGATATTTATAAAATTTATGCAGAAAGTTTTAAAGGAAATGAACATTTAAAACAGATTCAAGAAGAAGCTCAAGAAATAGCAAATAGCATATTTAGTAATCTTTAG
- a CDS encoding 1,4-alpha-glucan branching protein domain-containing protein yields MVKGYWVPVLHSHLPFVKHPKYENFLEEHWLFEAITECYIPLLKRLKKLEDDGVNFRLTTSVTPPLAEMLADEHLMGKYRKYLDTHIELGNKEIERTKNDEHFHSIANFYRDLFVETKEFFEGFLAGNVLNGYKHFYYNGSLEVITCGATHGYLPILSVNEHAVRTQIDIAVKAHQKHFGKKPNGIWLPECAYYDGLDKILNEKGIKFFIVDSHALTYGRPTSLNGVYAPTYTPNAVAAFARDAQSSKQVWSSKEGYPGDFNYRDFYRDIGYDLDFDYIKPYINPDGVRVFTGFKYHKITGTTDYKEVYNPWIAQDKTKEHAQNFHFHREQQFDHLNKLMDRTPMVVSPYDAELFGHWWFEGPEFLANMFREIDKNKTMKALTPMEYLNMYPKNQIVNPNPSSWGDKGYYDVWLNEGNDWIYRHLHEMADVMEEKAKEYFNTNDENISRVLTQMLRELLLAQSSDWAFLMTTATATEYSENRTKEHISNFNELLGMINSNNIDFEKVNSLENKNSIFDFIDFRIFITS; encoded by the coding sequence ATGGTTAAAGGTTATTGGGTTCCAGTTTTACACTCACATCTACCTTTTGTAAAGCATCCTAAATATGAAAACTTTTTAGAAGAGCATTGGTTATTTGAAGCAATTACAGAGTGTTATATACCTTTATTAAAAAGATTAAAAAAACTTGAGGATGATGGGGTTAATTTTAGACTTACTACTTCAGTTACACCACCTTTAGCTGAGATGTTAGCAGATGAACATCTAATGGGAAAATATAGAAAATATTTAGATACTCATATCGAACTTGGAAATAAAGAGATTGAAAGAACAAAAAATGATGAACATTTTCATTCAATTGCAAATTTTTATAGGGATTTATTTGTTGAAACAAAAGAGTTTTTCGAAGGTTTTCTAGCAGGAAATGTACTAAATGGATATAAACATTTTTATTATAATGGAAGTTTAGAGGTTATCACTTGTGGTGCAACCCATGGATATCTTCCAATTTTAAGTGTAAATGAACATGCAGTTAGAACACAAATTGATATAGCTGTAAAAGCTCATCAAAAACATTTTGGGAAAAAACCAAATGGTATTTGGCTTCCTGAGTGTGCTTATTATGATGGTTTAGATAAGATTTTAAATGAAAAAGGGATTAAGTTCTTTATTGTAGATTCCCATGCTTTAACTTATGGGCGACCAACCTCATTAAATGGAGTTTATGCTCCAACTTATACTCCAAATGCAGTTGCTGCTTTTGCAAGAGATGCACAATCATCAAAACAAGTATGGAGTTCAAAAGAGGGTTACCCTGGAGATTTTAATTATAGAGATTTTTATCGAGATATTGGTTATGATTTAGACTTTGATTATATAAAACCATATATTAATCCAGATGGAGTTAGGGTTTTTACAGGTTTTAAATATCATAAGATAACAGGAACAACTGATTATAAAGAGGTTTATAATCCTTGGATTGCACAAGATAAAACAAAAGAACATGCACAAAATTTCCACTTTCATAGGGAACAACAGTTTGATCATTTAAATAAACTTATGGATAGAACACCAATGGTTGTTTCACCTTATGATGCGGAATTATTTGGACACTGGTGGTTTGAAGGTCCTGAGTTTTTAGCTAATATGTTTAGGGAAATAGATAAAAATAAAACTATGAAAGCTCTTACTCCAATGGAGTATTTAAATATGTATCCAAAAAATCAAATTGTAAATCCAAACCCTTCTTCTTGGGGTGATAAAGGGTATTATGATGTTTGGTTAAATGAGGGTAATGATTGGATATATAGACATCTTCATGAGATGGCTGATGTGATGGAAGAAAAAGCAAAAGAGTATTTTAATACTAATGATGAAAATATATCAAGGGTATTAACTCAAATGCTAAGGGAGCTACTTTTAGCACAAAGTAGTGACTGGGCTTTTCTAATGACAACAGCCACAGCAACAGAGTATAGCGAGAATAGAACAAAAGAGCATATATCAAATTTTAATGAATTACTTGGTATGATAAACAGCAATAACATCGATTTTGAAAAAGTAAATTCTTTAGAGAATAAAAACTCTATTTTTGATTTTATTGATTTTAGAATATTTATTACAAGTTAA